A window of the Streptomyces finlayi genome harbors these coding sequences:
- the pgeF gene encoding peptidoglycan editing factor PgeF, producing MIGPHDAVPAARSAESGAHFAFTDRWGGVSAAPYEELNLGGAVGDDPAAVRANRGHAARSLGLDPARVVWMNQVHGRDVAVVDGPWGDTPEIPAVDAVVTARRGLALAVLTADCTPVLLADPVAGVVAAAHAGRPGLVAGVVPAAVEAMIALGAEVSRISAHTGPAVCGRCYEVPAPMRAEVAEAVPASWSETSWGTPAVDVTAGVHAQLDGLGVSDRHRSPFCTLESGDHFSYRRDRTTGRLAGYVWLD from the coding sequence GTGATAGGTCCGCACGACGCGGTGCCCGCAGCGCGCTCTGCGGAAAGCGGCGCCCACTTCGCCTTCACCGACAGGTGGGGCGGGGTGAGCGCCGCTCCGTACGAGGAGCTCAATCTCGGCGGCGCTGTCGGGGACGACCCGGCCGCCGTGCGCGCCAACCGCGGGCACGCCGCCCGTTCACTCGGTCTCGACCCGGCGCGGGTCGTCTGGATGAACCAGGTGCACGGGCGGGACGTGGCCGTGGTCGACGGACCCTGGGGCGACACCCCGGAGATCCCGGCCGTGGACGCGGTGGTGACCGCGAGGCGCGGACTCGCCCTCGCCGTCCTCACGGCCGACTGCACGCCGGTTCTGCTCGCCGACCCGGTCGCGGGAGTCGTGGCCGCGGCGCACGCGGGCCGCCCGGGACTGGTCGCCGGAGTCGTTCCGGCCGCGGTCGAGGCCATGATCGCTCTCGGCGCCGAAGTCTCCCGGATCAGCGCCCACACCGGACCGGCCGTCTGCGGACGGTGTTACGAGGTCCCGGCGCCGATGCGGGCCGAGGTCGCCGAAGCGGTCCCGGCCTCGTGGTCAGAGACCAGCTGGGGAACGCCGGCGGTGGATGTCACCGCCGGAGTCCACGCCCAGCTCGACGGACTCGGTGTGAGTGACCGGCACCGTTCCCCGTTCTGCACACTGGAATCGGGCGACCACTTCTCGTACCGCCGCGACCGCACCACCGGGCGGCTCGCCGGATATGTCTGGTTGGACTGA
- the ftsW gene encoding putative lipid II flippase FtsW produces MPAEESSARSRGRSRASVPPRRALTPGLLALSAPAGPPLPAGLALRGRLATGSRRPAVPRGGRASGSFRPPRADGVRRLYEQARRAWDRPLTAYYLILGSSLLITVLGLVMVYSASMIKALDIDRPATYFFRKQFLAAAIGAGLMFIASKMPVKLHRALAYPLLMITVFLMVLVQVPGIGMAVGGNQNWLYLGGPFQLQPSEFGKLALILWGADLLARKQDKRLLAQWKHMLVPLVPVAFTLLGLIMLGGDMGTAMILTAILFGLLWLAGAPTRLFVGVLAIAGALVLLLIKTSPNRMARLDCMGASEPGPGGSCWQAVHGIYALASGGWFGSGLGASVEKWGQLPEPHTDFIFAITGEELGLAGTLSVLALFAALGYAGIRVAGRTEDPFVRYAAGGVTTWITAQAVINIGAVLGLLPIAGVPLPLFSYGGSALLPTMFAVGLMIAFAREDPAAKAALAMRRPGVRWKTMRRRVKKRPSGER; encoded by the coding sequence ATGCCGGCCGAAGAGAGCTCCGCGCGAAGCCGGGGCCGCTCACGCGCGTCCGTACCGCCCCGCCGGGCGCTCACCCCGGGCCTCCTGGCCCTCTCCGCCCCCGCAGGCCCTCCGCTCCCCGCGGGCCTCGCCCTGCGCGGGCGGCTGGCCACCGGCTCCCGACGGCCGGCGGTACCCAGGGGCGGCCGGGCCTCCGGCAGTTTCCGTCCGCCGCGCGCCGACGGTGTCCGGCGGCTCTACGAGCAGGCGCGCAGGGCCTGGGACCGCCCACTGACCGCCTACTACCTGATCCTGGGCTCCAGCCTCCTGATCACCGTGCTCGGCCTCGTGATGGTCTACTCCGCCTCGATGATCAAGGCGCTCGACATCGACAGGCCCGCCACCTACTTCTTCCGCAAGCAGTTCCTCGCCGCCGCCATCGGGGCGGGACTGATGTTCATCGCCTCGAAGATGCCCGTGAAGCTCCACCGGGCACTCGCCTACCCCCTGCTCATGATCACCGTCTTCCTGATGGTGCTGGTCCAGGTGCCGGGCATAGGGATGGCGGTGGGCGGCAACCAGAACTGGCTCTACCTGGGCGGCCCCTTCCAGCTCCAGCCCAGTGAGTTCGGCAAGCTCGCGCTGATCCTCTGGGGCGCCGATCTGCTGGCCCGCAAACAGGACAAGCGGCTGCTGGCCCAGTGGAAGCACATGCTCGTGCCGCTCGTCCCGGTCGCGTTCACGCTGCTCGGGCTGATCATGCTCGGCGGAGACATGGGAACTGCGATGATTCTCACCGCGATCCTGTTCGGACTGCTCTGGCTGGCCGGCGCACCCACCCGGCTGTTCGTCGGGGTGCTCGCCATCGCGGGCGCCCTCGTCCTGCTGCTCATCAAGACCAGCCCGAACCGCATGGCCCGACTGGACTGCATGGGTGCGAGCGAGCCCGGCCCCGGCGGCTCCTGCTGGCAGGCCGTACACGGAATCTACGCTCTGGCGTCCGGCGGATGGTTCGGTTCCGGCCTGGGTGCGAGTGTGGAAAAATGGGGTCAACTGCCGGAACCTCACACCGACTTCATCTTCGCCATCACCGGGGAGGAACTGGGACTGGCGGGGACTCTGTCGGTACTCGCCCTCTTCGCGGCTCTAGGCTATGCGGGTATCCGCGTGGCCGGACGCACGGAGGACCCCTTCGTGAGGTACGCCGCGGGAGGCGTGACCACCTGGATCACGGCGCAGGCCGTGATCAACATCGGTGCGGTGCTCGGCCTGTTGCCGATCGCCGGTGTCCCGCTCCCGCTGTTCTCATACGGGGGGTCGGCCCTGCTGCCGACAATGTTCGCTGTCGGGCTCATGATCGCCTTCGCGCGGGAGGACCCCGCGGCGAAAGCTGCCCTGGCCATGCGGAGGCCCGGGGTGAGATGGAAGACGATGAGACGGCGCGTCAAGAAGCGTCCGTCCGGAGAGCGGTGA
- a CDS encoding YggS family pyridoxal phosphate-dependent enzyme produces the protein MTDRRTELAANLAQVEERIASACAAAGRKREEVTLIVVTKTYPADDVRILHGLGVRHVAENRDQDAAPKAAACADLSLTWHFVGQLQTNKVRSVVSYADVVQSVDRIKLVSSLSSAAVRVGRELGCLLQVALDAGSGERGDRGGVSPDGIDELAAAVAAAPGLRLDGLMTVAPLAGPYADRQRAAFDRLMEISSRLRADHPTANMVSAGMSSDLEDAVAAGATHVRVGTAVLGVRPGLG, from the coding sequence ATGACGGACCGTAGGACTGAACTCGCGGCAAACCTGGCACAGGTGGAGGAACGCATTGCTTCCGCCTGCGCCGCGGCCGGTCGCAAGCGGGAGGAGGTGACCCTCATCGTGGTCACCAAGACCTATCCCGCAGACGATGTGCGGATTCTGCACGGACTCGGTGTACGGCATGTCGCCGAGAATCGTGACCAGGACGCGGCCCCCAAAGCCGCCGCTTGTGCGGATCTGTCGCTCACATGGCATTTTGTCGGGCAATTGCAGACGAACAAGGTTCGTTCTGTGGTGAGTTATGCCGATGTCGTGCAGTCGGTGGACCGGATCAAGCTGGTGTCGTCGCTCTCGTCGGCGGCCGTGCGCGTCGGGCGGGAACTCGGCTGTCTCCTCCAGGTCGCTCTCGACGCCGGGAGCGGTGAACGCGGTGACCGCGGCGGTGTCTCACCGGACGGGATCGACGAGTTGGCCGCGGCGGTGGCCGCGGCTCCGGGGCTCAGGCTCGACGGGTTGATGACCGTCGCTCCGCTGGCCGGTCCGTACGCGGACCGGCAACGGGCGGCGTTCGATCGGCTGATGGAAATCTCATCCCGCCTGCGCGCGGACCATCCGACTGCGAACATGGTCTCCGCGGGGATGAGTTCGGACCTCGAGGACGCGGTAGCGGCCGGAGCGACACATGTACGCGTCGGTACGGCGGTACTCGGAGTCCGACCCGGCCTCGGGTAA
- a CDS encoding cell division protein SepF: protein MAGAMRKMAVYLGLVEDDGYDGPGFDPDDEFEPEPEPERDRRRHQPPHQVERERDRERDEPVRVVQPPAQREPVQLPAESGRPARIAPVASITPERPNMEKNAPVIMPKVVSEREPYRITTLHPRTYNEARTIGEHFREGTPVIMNLTEMDDTDAKRLVDFAAGLVFGLHGSIERVTQKVFLLSPANVDVTAEDKARIAEGGFFNQS from the coding sequence ATGGCCGGCGCGATGCGCAAGATGGCGGTCTACCTCGGCCTCGTGGAGGACGATGGGTACGACGGTCCGGGGTTCGACCCCGACGATGAATTCGAACCCGAGCCGGAGCCCGAGAGGGACCGGCGGCGGCATCAGCCCCCGCATCAGGTGGAGCGGGAACGTGACCGTGAACGGGACGAACCGGTACGAGTGGTGCAGCCGCCCGCGCAGCGGGAGCCGGTTCAGCTCCCCGCGGAAAGCGGACGACCCGCCCGAATCGCACCCGTGGCATCCATCACACCTGAACGCCCGAACATGGAGAAGAACGCACCCGTGATCATGCCCAAGGTCGTGTCCGAGCGGGAGCCGTACCGGATCACCACGCTGCACCCCAGGACCTACAACGAGGCCCGTACGATCGGGGAACACTTCCGTGAGGGCACTCCGGTGATCATGAATCTCACGGAGATGGACGACACGGACGCGAAGCGACTTGTCGACTTTGCCGCGGGACTTGTCTTCGGTCTCCATGGCAGCATTGAACGAGTGACGCAGAAGGTGTTCCTGTTGTCGCCTGCTAACGTCGATGTCACGGCGGAGGACAAGGCCCGGATCGCAGAGGGCGGATTCTTCAACCAGAGCTGA
- the mraY gene encoding phospho-N-acetylmuramoyl-pentapeptide-transferase → MRQILFAGAIGLFLTLVGTPLLIKLLARKGYGQFIRDDGPRSHGSKQGTPTMGGIAFILATIIAYVLAKVITGEEMRFSGVLVLFLMAGMGLVGFLDDYIKIVKQRSLGLRAKAKLAGQLIVGVAFAVLSLQFADARGNTPASTRLSFVEDFGWSIGPVLFCVWALFMILAMSNGVNLTDGLDGLATGASVMVFGAYTFIGLWQFQESCANADTLTNPSACFEVRDPLDLAVVASALMGACFGFLWWNTSPAKIFMGDTGSLALGGALAGLAICSRTEFLLALLGGLFVMITMSVVIQVGSFKMTGKRVFRMAPLQHHFELKGWSEVLVVVRFWIIQGMCVIVGLGLFYAGWAAKK, encoded by the coding sequence ATGAGGCAGATCCTCTTCGCGGGGGCCATCGGGCTCTTCCTGACCCTGGTCGGCACTCCGCTGCTGATCAAGCTCCTGGCCCGCAAGGGCTACGGGCAGTTCATCCGGGACGATGGCCCGCGCAGCCACGGCAGCAAGCAGGGAACGCCCACGATGGGTGGGATCGCCTTCATCCTGGCGACGATCATCGCGTACGTCCTGGCCAAGGTGATCACCGGCGAGGAGATGCGATTCTCCGGTGTGCTGGTGCTCTTCCTGATGGCGGGCATGGGCCTGGTCGGCTTCCTCGACGACTACATCAAGATCGTCAAGCAGCGTTCGCTGGGCCTGCGGGCCAAGGCGAAGCTGGCGGGCCAGCTGATCGTCGGCGTCGCCTTCGCGGTGCTGTCGCTCCAGTTCGCCGATGCCCGGGGCAACACCCCGGCCTCGACCCGGCTGTCGTTCGTCGAGGACTTCGGCTGGTCCATCGGCCCGGTGCTCTTCTGCGTCTGGGCGCTGTTCATGATCCTCGCCATGTCCAACGGCGTGAACCTGACGGACGGTCTGGACGGTCTGGCCACCGGCGCGTCGGTGATGGTCTTCGGCGCGTACACCTTCATCGGGCTGTGGCAGTTCCAGGAGTCCTGCGCCAACGCGGACACCCTGACCAACCCCAGCGCCTGTTTCGAAGTACGTGACCCACTCGACCTCGCGGTCGTCGCCTCCGCCCTGATGGGCGCCTGCTTCGGCTTCCTGTGGTGGAACACCTCGCCCGCCAAGATCTTCATGGGCGACACCGGTTCGCTCGCCCTCGGCGGAGCCCTAGCGGGTCTCGCGATCTGCTCCCGCACGGAGTTCCTGCTCGCCCTCCTCGGCGGCCTCTTCGTGATGATCACCATGTCGGTGGTCATCCAGGTCGGCTCGTTCAAGATGACCGGCAAGCGCGTCTTCCGCATGGCACCGCTCCAGCACCACTTCGAACTCAAGGGGTGGTCCGAAGTCCTTGTGGTGGTCCGCTTCTGGATCATCCAGGGCATGTGCGTGATCGTCGGACTCGGCCTCTTCTACGCGGGATGGGCAGCCAAGAAGTGA
- a CDS encoding cell division protein FtsQ/DivIB — MAGPTTAQRGAGQQADASARPPHIGPWGRRIGRRTLLILIAVGVALLAAGGIWVLYGSSWLRAEQVRITGVEVLTETEVDEAAAVPIGAPMMSIDTDAIADRLRQKLPRIDSVDVVRSWPHGIGLRVTERKPVLLVEKGAKFIEVDVDGVRFATVDKAPAGVPLLELTPDQSASLRRFGSDRLVREAVRVAGELPGSVAEDARVVRVTSFDSVLLELTRGRTVNWGSSERGPVKAKVLTALMKAVPKAGHFDVSAPIAPAVSDS; from the coding sequence GTGGCCGGACCGACGACCGCCCAGCGCGGTGCAGGGCAGCAGGCGGACGCCTCCGCCCGGCCGCCGCACATCGGCCCATGGGGACGCCGGATCGGCCGCCGTACGCTCCTGATCCTCATCGCGGTGGGCGTGGCCCTGCTCGCCGCGGGCGGAATCTGGGTGCTCTACGGCTCTTCCTGGCTCCGGGCGGAGCAGGTACGGATCACCGGTGTCGAGGTACTGACCGAGACCGAGGTGGACGAGGCCGCGGCGGTGCCGATCGGGGCGCCGATGATGTCCATCGACACGGACGCGATCGCGGACAGGTTGCGCCAGAAGTTGCCTCGTATCGATTCCGTGGATGTCGTACGGTCATGGCCGCACGGCATCGGACTTAGAGTGACCGAACGGAAGCCGGTTCTGCTGGTGGAAAAGGGTGCAAAGTTCATCGAAGTGGATGTGGACGGTGTTCGCTTCGCAACCGTGGACAAAGCGCCTGCAGGCGTACCTCTGCTGGAATTGACACCTGATCAGTCCGCGAGTCTGCGCCGTTTCGGCAGCGACCGGCTGGTGCGGGAAGCGGTCCGGGTCGCGGGTGAACTCCCGGGAAGTGTTGCCGAGGACGCCAGGGTGGTTCGGGTGACCTCGTTCGACTCGGTCCTTCTGGAGCTCACCCGGGGTCGCACGGTGAACTGGGGCAGCAGCGAACGAGGGCCGGTGAAGGCGAAGGTCCTCACCGCTCTCATGAAAGCCGTTCCCAAAGCGGGGCACTTCGACGTGAGTGCGCCCATCGCCCCTGCCGTATCGGATAGTTGA
- the ftsZ gene encoding cell division protein FtsZ, which produces MAAPQNYLAVIKVIGVGGGGVNAINRMIEVGLKGVEFIAINTDAQALLMSDADVKLDVGRELTRGLGAGANPAVGRKAAEDHREEIEEVLKGADMVFVTAGEGGGTGTGGAPVVANIARSLGALTIGVVTRPFTFEGRRRANQAEDGIAELREEVDTLIVIPNDRLLSISDRQVSVLDAFKSADQVLLSGVQGITDLITTPGLINLDFADVKSVMSEAGSALMGIGSARGDDRAVAAAEMAISSPLLEASIDGARGVLLSISGGSDLGLFEINEAAQLVSEAAHPEANIIFGAVIDDALGDEVRVTVIAAGFDGGQPPARRENVLSAGSAKREEPAAPVRSAEPARQSGGLGSVPSREEAPVQAESVPVANENPLPPVSPPHVPPARPYQDTQAEELDVPDFLK; this is translated from the coding sequence GTGGCAGCACCGCAGAACTACCTCGCAGTCATCAAGGTCATCGGTGTCGGCGGCGGTGGTGTCAATGCCATCAACCGAATGATCGAGGTCGGTCTCAAGGGCGTCGAGTTCATCGCGATCAACACGGATGCGCAAGCCCTGTTGATGAGCGACGCCGACGTCAAACTCGACGTCGGCCGTGAACTCACCCGTGGCCTCGGCGCCGGGGCGAACCCGGCAGTCGGTCGCAAGGCGGCAGAGGACCACCGTGAAGAGATCGAGGAGGTCCTCAAGGGGGCCGACATGGTCTTCGTCACCGCAGGAGAAGGCGGCGGCACCGGCACCGGCGGCGCACCCGTCGTCGCCAACATCGCGCGCTCGCTCGGCGCCCTGACGATCGGCGTGGTCACCCGCCCGTTCACGTTCGAGGGCCGGCGACGCGCGAACCAGGCGGAGGACGGCATCGCCGAACTCCGCGAAGAAGTCGACACCCTCATCGTCATCCCCAACGACCGACTGCTGTCCATCTCGGACCGCCAGGTCAGCGTGCTCGACGCGTTCAAGTCGGCCGACCAGGTGCTGCTCTCGGGTGTCCAGGGCATCACCGACCTCATCACCACCCCGGGTCTGATCAACCTCGACTTCGCCGACGTCAAGTCGGTCATGTCCGAGGCCGGATCGGCGCTCATGGGTATCGGATCGGCCCGCGGCGACGACCGCGCGGTGGCCGCCGCGGAGATGGCGATCTCCTCGCCGCTCCTGGAGGCGTCCATCGACGGTGCCCGCGGTGTGCTGCTCTCCATCTCCGGCGGCAGCGACCTCGGTCTCTTCGAGATCAACGAGGCGGCGCAGTTGGTGAGCGAGGCGGCCCATCCGGAGGCGAACATCATCTTCGGCGCGGTCATCGACGACGCACTGGGCGACGAAGTCAGGGTCACCGTGATCGCCGCGGGGTTCGACGGCGGACAGCCGCCGGCCCGTCGCGAGAACGTCCTGAGCGCGGGGTCCGCCAAGCGCGAGGAGCCGGCCGCACCGGTCCGGTCCGCCGAGCCCGCCCGTCAGTCGGGCGGACTGGGCTCCGTGCCCTCGCGCGAGGAGGCTCCGGTCCAGGCCGAGTCCGTACCGGTGGCGAACGAGAACCCGCTTCCGCCGGTCTCGCCGCCGCACGTCCCGCCGGCCCGTCCCTACCAGGACACCCAGGCCGAAGAGCTGGATGTTCCGGACTTCTTGAAGTGA
- the murG gene encoding undecaprenyldiphospho-muramoylpentapeptide beta-N-acetylglucosaminyltransferase, translating to MHVVLAGGGTAGHIEPALALADALRRQDPTVGITALGTERGLETRLVPERGYELALIPAVPLPRKPTPELITVPGRLRGTIKAAEQILERTKADCVVGFGGYVALPGYLAAKRAGVPIIVHEANARPGLANKIGSRYAYGVAVSTPDSKLRGARYIGIPLRRTIATLDRARVRPEARAAFGLDPNLPTLLVSGGSQGARHLNEVVQRVAPLLQRSGIQILHVVGPKNELPRIDNMPGMPPYIPVPYVDRMDLAYAAADMMLCRAGAMTVAELSAVGLPAAYVPLPIGNGEQRLNAQPVVNAGGGLLVDDAALTPEWVQGNVLPVLSDPHRLYEMSRSAAEFGRRDADDLLVGMVYEAIAARRQA from the coding sequence GTGCATGTCGTACTCGCCGGTGGGGGGACCGCCGGCCACATCGAGCCCGCGCTTGCCCTCGCAGATGCCCTGCGCAGGCAGGACCCGACCGTGGGCATCACTGCCCTCGGCACGGAACGTGGACTCGAGACCAGGCTCGTACCCGAGCGGGGGTACGAACTGGCACTGATCCCGGCTGTGCCGCTGCCCCGTAAGCCCACTCCCGAGCTGATCACCGTCCCGGGACGGCTGCGCGGCACGATCAAGGCCGCCGAGCAGATCCTGGAGCGCACCAAAGCGGACTGTGTCGTCGGCTTCGGCGGCTACGTGGCCCTGCCCGGCTACCTCGCCGCCAAGCGCGCCGGGGTCCCGATCATCGTCCACGAGGCCAACGCCCGCCCCGGTCTGGCCAACAAGATCGGTTCGCGGTACGCGTACGGGGTCGCCGTCTCCACGCCGGACAGCAAGCTCCGCGGTGCCCGCTACATCGGCATCCCGCTGCGCCGCACCATCGCCACCCTCGACCGGGCCCGGGTCCGCCCGGAGGCGCGTGCCGCCTTCGGGCTCGACCCGAACCTGCCGACCCTCCTGGTCTCCGGCGGTTCGCAGGGCGCCCGCCACCTCAACGAGGTCGTCCAGCGGGTCGCGCCTCTGCTCCAGCGCTCCGGAATCCAGATCCTTCATGTGGTCGGCCCGAAGAACGAATTGCCGCGCATCGACAACATGCCCGGAATGCCGCCCTACATCCCGGTACCGTACGTGGACCGGATGGATCTCGCGTACGCCGCGGCCGACATGATGCTCTGCCGCGCGGGCGCGATGACCGTCGCCGAACTCTCCGCCGTCGGGCTCCCCGCCGCCTACGTCCCGTTGCCCATCGGCAACGGCGAACAGCGGCTCAACGCCCAGCCTGTGGTCAACGCCGGCGGCGGTCTCCTGGTGGACGACGCGGCGCTCACCCCCGAGTGGGTGCAGGGCAACGTCCTCCCGGTGCTGTCGGATCCGCACCGGCTGTACGAGATGTCCCGCTCCGCCGCGGAGTTCGGACGGCGGGACGCCGACGACCTGCTCGTCGGCATGGTGTACGAGGCGATTGCCGCACGCCGTCAGGCGTGA